Proteins encoded by one window of Methermicoccus shengliensis DSM 18856:
- the lonB gene encoding ATP-dependent protease LonB yields MRKENASSAGYRVINSCREQLKQNGSTEQVPSQDEDIFGGLDFETTKDVEVPKLLIDQVIGQDRGVEIIKKAAVQRRHVMLIGTPGTGKSMLARAMSELLPKEEMQDVLVYPNPEDPNTPLVRVVPAGKGKEIVDAHKLEARKRTQAKNTVFMMAAFAIILVSFITGEWLMGIIAVLLMFILLRQMMPRDELLVPKLLVSHSGEVSAPFVDATGAHAGALLGDVRHDPFQSGGLETPPHERVEAGAIHKAHKGVLFIDEINTLRLESQQNLLTAMQEKKFPITGQSERSSGALVKTEPVPCDFVMVCAGNLDAIQGMHPALRSRIKGYGYEVYMQDTMEDTPENRRKLVRFVAQEVVKDQKIPHFDRGAVREIIREARRRAGRKGHLTLKLRDLGGLIRTAGDIAIAEGAPLVEARHVIDAKTMARSVEQQIADRYIEQKRDYEVFIREGCAVGRVNGLAVVGGDSGIVLPIMAEVTPAQSKEEGRVIATGRLQDIAKEAVQNVSAIIKNLTGQDPSSMDIHIQFIGTYEGVEGDSASVSIATAVMSAVNQVPVDQSVAMTGSLSVRGDVLPVGGVTYKIEAAAKAGLKKVLIPKSNMGDVLIEDAYVGKIDIVPVSNIVEVLEQSLVGGEQKEGLLKAIRSLIAKRPSLQLPDAFSSKANKCP; encoded by the coding sequence ATGAGAAAAGAGAATGCGAGCAGTGCTGGTTACAGAGTAATCAACAGTTGCCGTGAGCAACTGAAGCAAAATGGGAGCACAGAGCAAGTCCCATCTCAGGACGAGGACATCTTCGGCGGGCTGGATTTTGAGACCACAAAGGATGTGGAGGTGCCCAAGCTCCTGATAGACCAGGTGATAGGTCAGGACAGGGGCGTTGAGATCATAAAGAAGGCTGCAGTGCAGAGAAGGCATGTGATGCTCATAGGCACGCCGGGCACTGGAAAGTCCATGCTCGCAAGGGCGATGAGTGAGCTTTTGCCAAAGGAGGAGATGCAGGATGTGCTGGTGTATCCCAACCCAGAGGATCCCAACACCCCTCTCGTGAGGGTGGTGCCAGCTGGCAAGGGCAAGGAAATCGTGGATGCTCACAAGCTCGAGGCAAGAAAGAGAACTCAGGCAAAGAACACTGTATTCATGATGGCTGCCTTTGCCATCATTCTCGTCTCGTTCATCACTGGGGAGTGGCTCATGGGCATCATAGCTGTACTGCTGATGTTCATACTGCTCAGGCAGATGATGCCGAGGGATGAGCTGCTCGTGCCCAAGCTGCTGGTGTCTCATTCTGGCGAGGTGAGTGCTCCGTTTGTGGATGCCACTGGGGCCCATGCTGGCGCTCTCTTGGGCGATGTTCGCCACGATCCCTTCCAGTCGGGAGGACTCGAGACACCTCCCCATGAGAGAGTGGAGGCAGGGGCGATTCACAAGGCCCACAAGGGTGTGCTGTTCATAGACGAAATCAACACCCTCAGGCTGGAGAGCCAGCAGAATCTGCTCACGGCGATGCAGGAGAAGAAGTTCCCCATCACTGGACAGTCCGAGAGAAGCTCTGGGGCGCTCGTGAAGACTGAGCCGGTGCCATGCGACTTCGTGATGGTGTGTGCTGGTAACCTCGATGCCATACAGGGCATGCATCCTGCCCTGCGCTCGAGGATTAAGGGCTATGGCTACGAGGTGTACATGCAGGACACCATGGAGGACACTCCAGAGAACAGGCGCAAGCTCGTGAGGTTCGTAGCGCAAGAGGTGGTGAAGGATCAGAAGATTCCCCACTTCGACAGGGGAGCTGTGCGTGAGATAATAAGGGAGGCGAGAAGAAGGGCGGGCAGAAAGGGACATCTCACCCTCAAGCTTCGGGACCTTGGAGGGCTGATAAGGACGGCTGGTGACATAGCGATAGCCGAGGGGGCGCCCCTTGTCGAGGCAAGGCACGTGATAGATGCCAAGACGATGGCGCGCTCGGTGGAGCAGCAGATTGCAGACCGGTACATAGAGCAGAAGAGAGACTACGAAGTGTTCATCAGAGAGGGCTGTGCAGTGGGCAGGGTGAACGGTCTGGCAGTGGTGGGTGGCGACTCTGGCATTGTGCTGCCCATCATGGCCGAGGTGACGCCTGCGCAGTCCAAGGAGGAGGGGCGGGTGATAGCCACTGGAAGATTGCAGGACATCGCCAAGGAGGCGGTGCAGAACGTATCGGCCATCATCAAGAACCTCACTGGACAGGACCCCTCCTCTATGGACATCCACATCCAGTTCATAGGCACCTATGAGGGGGTGGAGGGGGACAGCGCCTCGGTGTCCATAGCCACTGCCGTCATGTCTGCAGTGAATCAGGTGCCCGTGGATCAGAGCGTGGCGATGACGGGCTCGCTCTCGGTCAGGGGAGATGTGCTCCCAGTTGGGGGTGTGACGTACAAGATAGAGGCTGCTGCCAAGGCAGGTCTCAAGAAGGTACTGATCCCCAAGAGCAACATGGGCGATGTGCTGATAGAGGATGCATATGTGGGCAAAATCGACATCGTGCCCGTGAGCAACATCGTGGAGGTGCTCGAACAGAGCCTGGTGGGAGGGGAGCAGAAGGAGGGGCTGCTAAAGGCGATACGCAGCCTCATCGCAAAGCGCCCATCCCTCCAGCTTCCAGATGCCTTCTCCTCAAAGGCGAACAAGTGCCCTTGA
- the psmB gene encoding archaeal proteasome endopeptidase complex subunit beta encodes MNREEGLKGTTTVGLVCKDGVVLATERRATMGTFIASREAKKIYQLDDKLAMTTAGSVGDAQQLARIMAAEAKLYKMRRNKPMSPRAASTLLANVLSGSKYFPFLVQLLVGGLNSDGPSLFSLDPLGGQIEERRIAATGSGSLVAYGVLEDRYTEDIMVDEGVKLAIRALHTAMKRDAASGDGIEVIKITQDGFTKLSEEEVNKIREVLN; translated from the coding sequence ATGAACCGGGAAGAAGGGCTTAAGGGTACGACCACAGTAGGTCTTGTGTGCAAGGATGGGGTAGTTTTGGCCACCGAGAGGAGGGCCACAATGGGAACGTTTATTGCGAGCAGGGAGGCCAAGAAGATATACCAGCTCGATGATAAGCTGGCGATGACCACCGCTGGCAGTGTGGGCGATGCCCAGCAGCTCGCGAGAATCATGGCTGCAGAGGCAAAGCTCTACAAGATGAGAAGGAACAAACCAATGAGCCCGAGGGCTGCGAGCACACTGCTCGCCAACGTGCTCAGTGGCTCCAAGTACTTTCCGTTCTTGGTGCAGCTGCTCGTGGGCGGCCTGAACTCTGATGGTCCAAGTCTGTTTTCCCTCGACCCTCTGGGTGGACAGATAGAGGAGAGGAGGATAGCTGCCACGGGCTCTGGCTCGCTCGTGGCCTATGGTGTGCTCGAGGACAGGTACACCGAGGACATCATGGTGGATGAGGGTGTGAAGCTTGCGATAAGGGCATTGCACACCGCCATGAAGAGGGATGCCGCAAGTGGCGATGGCATAGAGGTGATAAAGATCACACAGGATGGCTTCACAAAGCTCTCTGAGGAGGAGGTAAATAAAATAAGGGAGGTACTCAACTGA
- a CDS encoding transcription elongation factor Spt5, which translates to MEENVRDEDVSIFVVKTTANQERSVANMIERIVDKQKLDIRAILAPDELKGYLLVEAPSREVVESAVQTIPHAKGVIKGESTFREIEHFLTPKPSVTGILEGSIVELISGPFKGEKARVKRVDELHEEITVELFEAMVPIPITVRGDNVRVLRKEEE; encoded by the coding sequence ATGGAAGAGAATGTACGTGATGAGGATGTGTCCATATTCGTGGTCAAGACCACGGCAAATCAGGAGCGCTCGGTTGCCAACATGATAGAGCGCATAGTGGATAAGCAGAAGCTCGACATCAGGGCGATTCTTGCTCCAGATGAGCTCAAAGGTTACCTGCTCGTCGAGGCGCCTTCGAGAGAGGTGGTGGAGAGTGCCGTCCAGACGATTCCCCATGCCAAGGGTGTGATAAAGGGGGAGAGCACGTTCAGGGAGATTGAGCACTTTCTCACACCCAAGCCCTCTGTGACGGGCATTCTCGAGGGCAGCATCGTGGAGCTGATCTCTGGGCCATTCAAGGGTGAGAAGGCAAGGGTGAAGCGGGTGGACGAGCTGCACGAGGAAATCACTGTGGAGCTGTTCGAGGCGATGGTGCCCATTCCCATAACTGTGAGGGGGGACAACGTGAGGGTGCTGAGAAAGGAGGAAGAGTGA
- the ftsZ gene encoding cell division protein FtsZ: protein MMSIVEEALARSTPAEKKSDSEQLVGTDDELQTILEQIRPTIKVIGCGGAGNNTIARMFEEGMEGAELIAINTDAKHLLMSSADRKLLIGRKTTRGLGAGGWPQVGEESALENKEEIAELVEGSDMVFVTCGLGGGTGTGSAPVVASAAQDAGALTISVVTLPFAVEGKIRHDNAIAGLERLKDSSDTVIVVPNDRLLDVVPRLPLAQAFKVADEVLMHAVRGITELITRAGLVNLDFADVRTVMQNGGVAMIGLGEADGEDKAVESVQKALRSPLLDVDVSTATAALVNVTGGPDLTIAEAERACEEVYSRIHEDARLIWGARVDPNMENRIRTMLIITGVRSPQIYGPAGGKVQRFGIDIL from the coding sequence ATGATGTCCATCGTTGAGGAGGCATTAGCCCGCAGCACACCTGCCGAGAAAAAAAGCGATTCTGAGCAGCTCGTGGGGACTGACGACGAGCTTCAGACGATTCTGGAGCAGATAAGGCCCACCATCAAGGTGATTGGGTGTGGGGGAGCAGGCAACAACACCATCGCCAGGATGTTCGAGGAGGGGATGGAAGGTGCAGAACTCATAGCGATAAACACCGACGCCAAGCACCTGCTGATGTCATCCGCAGACAGGAAGCTGCTCATAGGTCGCAAGACCACGAGGGGGCTGGGAGCTGGGGGATGGCCACAGGTGGGTGAGGAGAGCGCGCTGGAGAACAAGGAGGAGATCGCCGAGCTCGTGGAGGGCTCGGACATGGTGTTCGTCACGTGTGGCCTTGGAGGAGGTACGGGCACGGGCTCTGCTCCAGTGGTGGCAAGTGCCGCACAGGATGCTGGAGCTCTCACCATCTCCGTGGTCACGCTGCCCTTTGCAGTGGAGGGCAAGATCAGGCACGACAATGCCATAGCTGGGCTCGAGAGGCTCAAGGACAGCTCAGACACGGTGATAGTGGTGCCCAACGACAGGCTGCTCGATGTGGTCCCAAGGCTCCCTCTCGCCCAGGCGTTCAAGGTGGCAGACGAGGTGCTCATGCACGCCGTGCGCGGCATCACTGAGCTCATCACGAGGGCAGGTCTCGTGAACCTCGACTTTGCCGATGTCAGGACGGTGATGCAGAACGGTGGTGTGGCGATGATAGGGCTCGGAGAGGCGGATGGCGAGGACAAGGCAGTGGAGTCGGTGCAGAAAGCACTCAGAAGCCCCCTGCTGGATGTGGATGTGTCCACGGCAACGGCCGCCCTTGTGAATGTCACTGGCGGTCCAGACCTCACGATTGCAGAGGCAGAGAGGGCATGCGAGGAGGTGTACAGCCGCATTCACGAGGATGCGAGGCTCATCTGGGGTGCGAGAGTTGACCCCAACATGGAAAACCGCATACGCACCATGCTGATAATCACGGGGGTCAGGTCTCCCCAGATATACGGGCCTGCCGGAGGGAAGGTGCAGAGGTTTGGAATAGACATTCTGTGA
- a CDS encoding DUF2150 family protein: MAKGADREAQRELQFYTEERWNNWIRAVRESTFKLDELTEANPPSLSMDIEEDVLLACNKVLASVRRRKLSKRKAAEHIEEMKSIILAPFEPMGEDKDVLLSSVQDGLVGVFAACEKLLKSRRLDRSTPLRELVERALEMEREDDLDGALELVALIGARMLSGERLPEEVIESIPCSQVGDWLGSIEFMVLITE, translated from the coding sequence ATGGCCAAGGGAGCTGACAGGGAAGCTCAGAGAGAGCTCCAGTTTTATACCGAGGAGAGATGGAACAACTGGATAAGAGCCGTGAGGGAGAGCACGTTCAAGCTGGATGAACTCACAGAGGCTAATCCTCCCTCCCTCTCCATGGACATCGAGGAGGATGTGTTGCTTGCCTGCAACAAGGTTCTTGCCAGTGTGAGGCGCAGAAAGCTCAGCAAGAGAAAGGCTGCAGAGCACATAGAGGAGATGAAGAGCATAATCCTCGCTCCCTTTGAGCCCATGGGGGAGGACAAGGATGTGCTGCTCTCCAGCGTGCAGGATGGGCTCGTGGGGGTGTTTGCAGCCTGTGAAAAGCTGCTCAAGAGCAGAAGGCTGGACAGGAGCACGCCCCTAAGGGAGCTCGTGGAGAGAGCTCTTGAGATGGAGCGCGAGGACGACCTCGACGGAGCTCTCGAACTGGTAGCTCTCATAGGGGCGAGGATGTTATCTGGCGAGCGCCTTCCAGAGGAGGTCATCGAGAGCATCCCATGCTCACAGGTGGGTGACTGGTTGGGAAGCATTGAATTCATGGTGTTGATTACGGAGTAA
- a CDS encoding OB-fold nucleic acid binding domain-containing protein, whose product MDRLTRQERAAIVLVFMVACSLVVLYWVVSPFSDEESGDHVSVSGTVLHLKKTASGGHLIITLDVDRELVKVFVPREAGGASMAERLHVGDEVRVTGRLQLYKGREEIVVLREKDVVLMSP is encoded by the coding sequence ATGGACAGGCTCACGCGACAGGAGCGTGCGGCCATCGTGCTGGTCTTCATGGTGGCATGCTCGCTCGTGGTGCTCTACTGGGTGGTGTCGCCCTTCTCGGATGAGGAGAGTGGAGACCACGTGAGCGTGAGCGGCACTGTGCTGCACCTGAAGAAAACGGCAAGTGGTGGGCACCTCATAATCACGCTGGATGTGGATAGGGAGCTCGTGAAGGTGTTTGTGCCAAGGGAGGCAGGAGGTGCGAGCATGGCAGAGAGGTTGCACGTAGGGGATGAGGTCAGGGTGACGGGTAGGCTTCAGCTCTACAAGGGGCGAGAGGAGATTGTGGTTCTGAGGGAGAAGGATGTCGTGCTGATGTCTCCATGA
- a CDS encoding TldD/PmbA family protein, with protein MVAASTSEGTLCRCLVQGSWGYSVVEGEFQEGCLKRAEQNAIALQQIVQRDKISLLPLPHAPSSFRAKPRLDVRDVAIEDKLRLMRELYERTRLDEVVSTRVVYSEAIVRTEYQSSEGIEVWSEYPRVMLSVMCVARRQGVLQMGMESRAHVGGYELVEKHDFHALAHKAATRAVQLLDAVHVEGGRRRVLLDPELAGVFTHEAVGHATEADIVLEGGSILADTLGRQIAAEGVSVVDDPTIRDGYGFYAFDDEGVEAKRTPLIEDGVHVGYLHSRETAARLGDGEGGNARAQGTNVPIVRMSNTFVENGDMAFEEMLTELKDGVYLKGSRGGQVSTAEGVFQFNAEYGYEVRNGELVRMLRDVSLSGNTLDILRKIEGVGCDLTLHSGRCGKSGQLVPVSDGSPHLLVGEALVGGR; from the coding sequence ATGGTCGCAGCGAGCACCTCTGAAGGCACGCTGTGCAGATGTCTTGTGCAGGGGAGCTGGGGATACTCGGTCGTGGAGGGGGAATTTCAGGAGGGCTGCCTTAAGAGAGCCGAGCAAAACGCCATTGCCCTCCAGCAGATTGTACAAAGGGACAAAATATCGCTTTTGCCCCTCCCCCATGCGCCATCCAGCTTTAGGGCAAAGCCCAGGCTCGATGTGCGGGATGTGGCGATAGAGGACAAGCTCAGACTTATGCGGGAGCTTTACGAGCGCACGAGGCTGGACGAGGTTGTGAGTACGAGGGTAGTGTACTCCGAGGCCATCGTGCGCACGGAGTATCAGAGCTCAGAGGGCATCGAGGTGTGGAGCGAGTATCCGAGGGTGATGCTTTCGGTGATGTGCGTGGCAAGACGGCAAGGGGTGTTGCAGATGGGAATGGAGTCCAGAGCCCATGTGGGGGGATACGAGCTTGTGGAAAAGCACGACTTTCATGCCCTTGCTCACAAGGCAGCCACGAGGGCGGTGCAGCTGCTCGATGCGGTGCACGTGGAGGGCGGCAGGAGAAGGGTGCTGCTTGACCCCGAACTGGCGGGAGTGTTTACCCACGAGGCCGTTGGCCATGCCACCGAGGCAGACATCGTGCTCGAGGGCGGCTCAATCCTTGCCGACACGCTGGGAAGGCAGATAGCCGCAGAGGGTGTCAGTGTGGTGGACGACCCCACCATAAGGGATGGGTATGGGTTCTACGCGTTTGATGACGAGGGGGTCGAGGCCAAGAGGACGCCTCTCATCGAGGATGGCGTGCACGTGGGCTATCTGCACTCGAGGGAGACCGCTGCGAGGCTGGGCGATGGCGAGGGTGGAAATGCGAGGGCACAGGGCACTAATGTGCCCATTGTCAGGATGAGCAACACCTTCGTGGAAAACGGGGACATGGCGTTTGAGGAGATGCTCACAGAGCTGAAGGATGGCGTATATCTCAAGGGCTCGCGCGGGGGTCAGGTGTCCACTGCAGAAGGGGTGTTTCAGTTCAATGCAGAGTATGGGTATGAGGTGAGGAATGGGGAGCTCGTGCGGATGCTCAGGGACGTATCGCTCTCTGGAAATACGCTGGACATCCTCCGCAAGATTGAGGGGGTGGGATGTGACCTTACGCTGCACTCTGGGAGGTGTGGAAAGTCAGGGCAGCTCGTGCCAGTCTCGGATGGCTCTCCCCACCTGCTCGTTGGCGAGGCGCTCGTGGGTGGAAGGTAG
- the purD gene encoding phosphoribosylamine--glycine ligase — protein sequence MKVLLIGGGGREHAIADAIARSPDAELYCLMSRKNPGIARLSSGFRIASETDVDAVREYAQQCGAEYAVVGPEAPLAAGVVDALEEEGVPTLGPRRAAARIETDKAWARTFMREAHIAGCPPHHICTTPSEIREVVESLGDVAVKPAGLTGGKGVKVMGEHLSDADEVYRYAVSLLPEHGAVVMEKRLVGEEFTVQAFCDGNTLAFSPAVQDHKRAYEGDVGPNTGGMGSYSDADHLLPFLDREEYEQACSIMRDTIDAMRERMGVPYVGILYGQFILTAEGVFVVEYNARFGDPEAMNVLPLLRTPFTDVLASCVEGRLSRLDVQFEHMATVCKYVVPKGYPESPLSDAPIEVADVNDALLFYSSVYEKEGVVYTTSSRAAAVVGIAHTIEEAEAKAERAILGIRGALYHRRDIGTPELIRRRVEHMRALRGA from the coding sequence ATGAAGGTGCTGCTCATAGGCGGCGGTGGGAGGGAGCACGCGATAGCCGACGCCATCGCACGCTCGCCAGATGCCGAGCTGTATTGTCTCATGTCCAGAAAGAACCCGGGAATTGCCCGCCTTTCCAGCGGTTTTAGGATAGCCTCCGAGACCGATGTGGACGCCGTGAGGGAGTATGCCCAGCAGTGCGGGGCGGAGTATGCCGTGGTGGGGCCTGAGGCGCCCCTTGCCGCGGGCGTGGTGGACGCGCTCGAGGAGGAGGGGGTGCCCACGCTGGGACCGAGAAGGGCGGCGGCCAGAATAGAGACCGACAAGGCATGGGCACGCACCTTCATGCGGGAAGCCCATATCGCGGGATGCCCACCCCACCACATATGCACCACTCCCTCTGAGATAAGGGAGGTTGTGGAGAGCCTTGGTGATGTGGCTGTAAAGCCAGCAGGACTTACTGGGGGCAAGGGCGTGAAGGTGATGGGCGAGCATCTATCGGATGCGGACGAGGTGTACAGGTATGCAGTGAGTCTGTTGCCAGAGCACGGTGCGGTGGTGATGGAAAAGAGGCTGGTGGGTGAGGAGTTCACAGTGCAGGCATTTTGTGATGGCAACACCCTCGCATTCTCCCCTGCTGTGCAGGACCACAAACGGGCATACGAAGGTGATGTGGGGCCCAACACTGGGGGCATGGGCTCGTACAGCGATGCCGACCACCTGCTGCCCTTTTTGGACAGGGAGGAGTATGAGCAGGCATGCTCTATCATGCGAGATACCATAGATGCCATGAGGGAGAGGATGGGAGTGCCCTATGTGGGCATACTCTATGGGCAATTCATCCTCACAGCCGAGGGCGTGTTCGTGGTGGAGTACAATGCCCGATTTGGGGACCCAGAGGCGATGAACGTTCTGCCCCTCCTGCGCACACCATTCACCGACGTACTCGCATCGTGCGTGGAGGGGAGGCTCTCACGGTTGGACGTGCAGTTTGAGCACATGGCGACTGTGTGCAAGTATGTGGTGCCCAAGGGCTATCCAGAGAGTCCCCTCAGCGATGCTCCCATCGAGGTGGCAGACGTTAATGATGCCTTGCTGTTCTACTCCAGTGTGTATGAGAAGGAGGGCGTGGTGTACACCACCTCGTCGAGGGCTGCTGCCGTGGTGGGCATCGCCCACACAATCGAGGAGGCAGAGGCCAAGGCTGAGCGTGCCATTCTCGGCATCAGAGGGGCGCTTTATCACCGAAGAGACATCGGCACACCAGAGCTCATAAGAAGGCGGGTGGAGCACATGAGGGCACTTCGGGGTGCCTGA
- a CDS encoding multiprotein bridging factor aMBF1, protein MTKNCEICGKPIRGRGVRVLIEGAELEVCHQCSSLGSEMRSFSSEVPKARAAPRLPRKHRARDIFSTLEEVVDDYADIVRTARERRGLTQDKLAEKINEKVSLIKKIERGEFVPEDRVIKKLEAELDVKLTAPPAKQEFEGSSFSEGITLGDVVRIRHK, encoded by the coding sequence ATGACCAAGAACTGTGAGATATGTGGCAAGCCCATAAGGGGAAGAGGCGTTAGGGTGCTCATAGAGGGCGCGGAGCTTGAGGTGTGTCACCAGTGCTCGAGCCTTGGTTCAGAGATGAGGAGTTTTTCGTCAGAGGTGCCCAAGGCGAGAGCTGCACCACGGCTGCCAAGAAAGCATAGGGCGCGGGACATCTTCAGCACCCTTGAGGAAGTTGTGGACGACTATGCAGACATCGTGAGAACTGCAAGGGAGAGAAGGGGATTAACTCAGGACAAGCTCGCCGAGAAAATCAATGAGAAGGTATCCCTCATAAAGAAGATAGAGAGGGGCGAGTTCGTGCCAGAGGATAGGGTGATAAAGAAGCTGGAGGCTGAGCTCGATGTGAAGCTCACTGCTCCCCCAGCAAAGCAGGAGTTCGAGGGCTCATCATTCTCGGAGGGAATCACACTCGGCGATGTGGTCAGGATAAGACACAAGTGA
- a CDS encoding 50S ribosomal protein L11 codes for MAEVVEVLVSGGAANPGPPLGPALGPLGVNVKAVVDEINKVTAEYKGIQVPVRIEVEADKSFTIKVGTPPTTALLKQEMKIEKGSADPGVQKVADITMEQVVSVAKMKRGDLLSYDLRSAVKEVLGTCLSLGITVEGKDPREVQRAVSSGEYDQMLSE; via the coding sequence ATGGCAGAAGTCGTTGAGGTTCTCGTGAGTGGAGGGGCTGCAAACCCCGGACCCCCGCTCGGACCCGCCCTGGGTCCCCTTGGGGTGAATGTGAAGGCAGTTGTGGATGAAATCAACAAGGTGACGGCAGAGTACAAGGGCATACAGGTTCCAGTGAGGATAGAGGTGGAGGCCGACAAGAGCTTCACCATCAAAGTGGGCACCCCACCCACAACCGCCCTGCTCAAGCAGGAGATGAAAATCGAGAAGGGCTCTGCCGACCCGGGAGTGCAAAAAGTGGCAGACATCACGATGGAGCAGGTGGTGAGTGTGGCGAAGATGAAGAGGGGGGACCTGCTCTCCTATGACCTCAGGAGTGCCGTCAAGGAGGTGCTCGGCACGTGCCTGTCTCTTGGCATCACCGTGGAGGGAAAGGACCCCAGGGAGGTGCAGCGGGCAGTCTCCAGTGGTGAGTACGACCAGATGCTCTCGGAGTAG
- a CDS encoding D-aminoacyl-tRNA deacylase has protein sequence MEERFTVVCSSEDAASMNIERHLFALGRWHEVFSSFPSPITALYDSPNTTFRIVEVDEPLVYLDRIDTILESIGVSSSALVFASKHSSESTGKLLSAHYTGNTSRAALGGRERELCTPATWLLKPILQSMRRYAEGTEWQVSMEATHHGPTDVHTPLVFAEIGSSEEEWGDEWAGMVVAKSIMECTPAHALPVVGFGGSHYPKRQTHLILESALTFGHCFSSHVLPELDDELVGQAFAKSGTTHAYIDRKSVNSDIREKIEGMLRRLGCTVLREHEFYTLSVLSERAYAQLLDSLRRMGDVSVLVGRGIGKRVKEPIPTMDEMWFALLPPELVSYLAKRILSELKRTLEHSGVGYALDANGVPLPLLFAEDERELRDHTERLIGTWVDALAQRLPVKRRKDTVVVVERKLDPSKAKELGVADGSHLQRLSSGESVEVGGKAIKPDMVYRDINIVLSTVFEVRKGEIP, from the coding sequence ATGGAGGAGAGGTTTACTGTTGTGTGCTCTTCTGAGGATGCGGCGAGCATGAACATCGAGAGGCATCTTTTCGCTCTTGGGCGATGGCACGAGGTGTTCTCATCGTTTCCCTCTCCAATCACTGCCCTGTACGACAGCCCCAACACGACATTCAGAATAGTGGAGGTGGACGAGCCTCTCGTGTATCTCGACAGGATAGACACCATACTGGAGTCCATCGGCGTATCCTCTTCTGCCCTCGTGTTTGCCTCGAAGCACAGCTCAGAGAGCACGGGAAAGCTGCTCAGCGCCCACTACACGGGCAACACCTCAAGGGCTGCCCTAGGGGGAAGGGAGAGGGAGCTGTGCACACCAGCCACGTGGCTGCTAAAGCCCATCCTCCAGAGCATGAGACGGTATGCAGAGGGCACAGAGTGGCAGGTGAGCATGGAGGCGACCCACCATGGTCCCACTGATGTGCACACACCCCTCGTGTTTGCAGAGATTGGCAGCAGCGAGGAGGAGTGGGGCGATGAGTGGGCTGGCATGGTGGTCGCCAAGAGCATCATGGAGTGCACACCAGCGCATGCCCTCCCAGTGGTGGGGTTTGGAGGCTCCCACTATCCCAAGCGCCAGACACACCTCATCCTCGAGAGTGCCCTCACGTTTGGGCACTGCTTCTCAAGCCACGTGCTCCCCGAGCTCGATGATGAGCTTGTGGGGCAGGCATTTGCCAAGTCTGGGACCACGCACGCCTACATCGACAGGAAGAGTGTGAACTCCGACATCAGGGAAAAAATAGAGGGGATGCTCAGGAGGCTTGGGTGCACCGTGCTCAGGGAGCATGAGTTCTACACACTGAGCGTGCTTTCAGAGAGAGCGTATGCCCAGCTGCTCGATAGCCTCAGAAGAATGGGCGATGTGAGCGTGCTGGTGGGAAGGGGCATTGGAAAGAGGGTGAAGGAGCCCATACCCACGATGGATGAGATGTGGTTCGCCCTGCTGCCCCCTGAGCTCGTGAGCTATCTTGCCAAGAGGATACTCTCAGAGCTCAAGAGGACGCTCGAACACTCTGGAGTGGGGTATGCGCTCGATGCCAATGGGGTGCCGCTCCCCCTGCTCTTTGCCGAGGACGAGCGTGAGCTCAGAGACCACACCGAGCGGCTCATAGGGACGTGGGTGGATGCTCTGGCGCAGCGCCTTCCCGTCAAGAGGAGGAAGGACACTGTGGTGGTTGTGGAGCGAAAGCTCGACCCCTCGAAGGCCAAGGAGCTGGGGGTTGCCGATGGTTCTCATCTTCAGAGGCTCTCAAGTGGAGAGAGTGTGGAGGTCGGGGGAAAAGCTATTAAACCAGACATGGTGTATCGGGATATAAATATAGTGCTCAGCACGGTCTTTGAGGTTAGGAAGGGAGAGATACCATGA
- a CDS encoding protein translocase SEC61 complex subunit gamma: protein MDKFEASNMTTSWMSAERIMSTINEYIRVLRFARKPTREEFYAISKVAAAGIVLIGLIGFVIYLLLTVLPRYG, encoded by the coding sequence ATGGATAAGTTCGAGGCATCCAACATGACTACCTCGTGGATGAGTGCAGAGCGCATCATGTCCACGATAAACGAGTACATCCGCGTGCTCAGGTTTGCCAGAAAGCCCACGAGGGAGGAGTTCTATGCCATCTCGAAGGTGGCTGCCGCTGGGATAGTGCTCATAGGTCTGATAGGGTTCGTTATCTATCTGCTGCTCACAGTGCTACCCAGATATGGATGA